In one Methylobacterium sp. SyP6R genomic region, the following are encoded:
- the panE gene encoding 2-dehydropantoate 2-reductase gives MRVLVVGAGATGGYFGARLAQGGRDVTFLVREARAARLAEGGLSVRSPLGDFRIDRPATVTAATIPGPFDLVLLSCKAYDLAGALDDVAPAVGPDTTVLPILNGMAHLDALDARFGAERVLGGSCAIAATLSPEGTIVQMSELHALTFGERDGTRSERIARVAGVMEGAGFAARLSDKILLEMWEKWVFLATLACGTCLMRATVGDIVAAPGGRELMLGLLEECRGIAAGAGHAPREKFLESSRGTLTAAESRFTASMLRDIEKGARIEADHIVGDLLARGRAADPDGAWPYLSTAHTHLKAYESRRGREQG, from the coding sequence ATGCGGGTGCTGGTGGTGGGGGCAGGGGCGACCGGCGGCTATTTCGGGGCGCGGCTCGCGCAAGGAGGCCGCGACGTGACCTTCCTGGTCCGCGAGGCGCGGGCGGCGCGGCTCGCGGAAGGGGGGCTCTCGGTGCGGAGCCCCCTCGGGGATTTTCGTATCGACCGGCCGGCGACCGTGACGGCGGCCACGATCCCCGGGCCCTTCGACCTCGTGCTTCTCAGCTGCAAGGCCTACGACCTCGCCGGCGCCCTCGACGACGTCGCCCCGGCGGTGGGACCGGACACGACGGTCCTGCCGATCCTCAACGGCATGGCGCATCTCGATGCCCTCGACGCGCGGTTCGGGGCGGAGCGGGTGCTCGGCGGCTCCTGCGCCATCGCGGCGACGCTGTCGCCGGAGGGTACGATCGTGCAGATGAGCGAGTTGCACGCGCTCACCTTCGGCGAGCGGGACGGGACGCGCTCGGAGCGCATCGCCCGGGTCGCCGGCGTGATGGAAGGGGCGGGCTTCGCGGCGCGGCTCAGCGACAAGATCCTGCTGGAGATGTGGGAGAAGTGGGTCTTCCTCGCGACGCTGGCCTGCGGCACCTGCCTGATGCGGGCCACGGTCGGCGACATCGTGGCTGCCCCCGGCGGGCGCGAACTGATGCTCGGTCTCCTGGAGGAATGCCGCGGCATCGCGGCGGGCGCCGGCCATGCGCCGCGGGAGAAGTTTTTGGAGTCGAGCCGCGGCACCCTGACGGCGGCGGAGTCGCGCTTCACCGCCTCGATGCTGCGCGACATCGAGAAGGGCGCCCGGATCGAGGCCGACCACATCGTCGGCGACCTCCTCGCCCGCGGCCGCGCGGCCGATCCGGACGGGGCATGGCCGTACCTGTCGACCGCCCATACCCACCTCAAGGCCTATGAGAGCCGGCGGGGGCGGGAGCAGGGCTGA
- a CDS encoding chloride channel protein produces the protein MRGLRERLPGSRDLVGIWGRRGLFVLGGIAVGAAAVLMAHLADAAQSAFRAVIGISPLIALVLTPFGFGLAALLARTVFPNSQGSGIPQVIAARDIDDAALRHPLISLRTAFGKIVVMTLGLFCGASTGREGPTVQVGAALMAAAGPLAPERQRGLLLAGGAAGVAAAFNTPLAGIVFGIEELSRSYEAKTSSLILGAIIAAGLTSLAIVGNYTYFGTTGDTLPLAAWAVVPLCGILGGLSGGLFSRIVILVTCGGLPGALGRFVSGRPVVFAALCGFGVALCGLATHGHVYGTGYEQAKALLHGNSDTHPLFGPLKFVATTLSSISGIPGGLFAPSLAVGAGLGAEIARLFADVPVGAVVLVGMVAYLTGVLQAPITSFVIVSEMTENHGLVIPLMITALIADGASKLVCKHGLYHALAEPMVERITGRKTHGPEVSGPA, from the coding sequence GTGCGGGGTTTGAGGGAGCGGCTGCCGGGATCGCGGGATCTCGTCGGGATCTGGGGCCGGCGCGGGCTGTTCGTGCTCGGCGGCATCGCGGTCGGTGCCGCGGCGGTGCTGATGGCGCATCTGGCCGATGCGGCGCAATCGGCGTTCCGGGCCGTGATCGGGATCTCGCCGCTGATCGCCCTCGTCCTCACCCCGTTCGGCTTCGGGCTCGCCGCGCTCTTGGCCCGCACGGTGTTTCCGAACTCGCAGGGCAGCGGCATCCCGCAGGTGATCGCCGCCCGGGACATCGACGACGCCGCCTTGCGTCATCCCCTGATCTCCCTGCGCACCGCCTTCGGCAAGATCGTGGTGATGACGTTGGGGTTGTTCTGCGGCGCCTCGACCGGGCGCGAGGGGCCGACGGTGCAGGTCGGTGCCGCGCTCATGGCGGCGGCCGGCCCCCTGGCGCCGGAGCGCCAGCGCGGCCTCCTGCTCGCCGGCGGCGCGGCCGGGGTGGCGGCGGCCTTCAACACGCCGCTCGCCGGCATCGTGTTCGGCATCGAGGAACTGAGCCGCTCCTACGAGGCCAAGACGTCGAGCCTGATTCTCGGGGCGATCATCGCGGCGGGCCTGACCTCGCTCGCGATCGTCGGCAACTACACCTATTTCGGCACCACCGGCGACACCCTGCCGCTGGCGGCTTGGGCCGTGGTGCCGCTCTGCGGCATCCTGGGCGGGCTGTCCGGCGGCCTGTTCAGCCGCATCGTCATCCTGGTCACCTGCGGCGGCCTGCCCGGGGCGCTCGGGCGGTTCGTCTCCGGCCGGCCGGTCGTGTTCGCCGCCCTGTGCGGCTTCGGCGTCGCCCTGTGCGGTCTCGCCACGCACGGGCACGTCTACGGCACCGGGTACGAGCAGGCGAAGGCGCTGCTCCACGGCAACTCGGACACCCATCCTCTGTTCGGCCCGCTGAAATTCGTCGCCACGACCCTGTCGTCGATCAGCGGCATCCCGGGCGGGCTGTTCGCCCCCTCCCTGGCCGTCGGGGCGGGTCTCGGCGCCGAGATCGCCCGCCTGTTCGCGGACGTGCCGGTCGGTGCCGTGGTGCTGGTCGGGATGGTGGCCTACCTCACCGGCGTCCTGCAGGCGCCGATCACCTCGTTCGTCATCGTGTCGGAGATGACGGAGAATCACGGCCTGGTGATTCCCCTGATGATCACGGCGCTCATCGCCGACGGCGCCTCGAAGCTGGTCTGCAAGCACGGGCTCTACCATGCGCTGGCCGAGCCGATGGTCGAGCGCATCACCGGGCGCAAGACGCATGGGCCGGAGGTCAGCGGGCCGGCGTGA
- a CDS encoding AbfB domain-containing protein, whose protein sequence is MTAAIQAGRRPRLRDAALLSATILGAGLLSPAQAAQFGVVVNQVPDPMLAGLSIPANAPTQGLWSGVYNWPINAIALGLMPNGKVVSYGTPVNNPGTQDGRTFDIWDPTQGLNAGGAHTTLQGVVGINSFCSSQTFRFDGTLMSAGGIFDNGNDKGSVILNSSATALTANAAKLGNDRYYSTMLTLPNGQQLIMGGDYPYAVGWSDPQGSINQGYNTGMTPELYDGTKWNTLFGANSRDAFGPDNSRYWFPRAWIAPNGKVFGISSDKMWFLDPTGNGSVAAMAFKAPPQSANSATAAPNTGPASTAVMYDTGKILQVGGNSMTNGDGGYLASSLATTIDINGTAPIVAETSPMKYGRAWSNSTVLPTGQVAVTGGSLFNDTADNNTVLQTEIWSPSSGQWTAAASAAIYRGYHSTVILMPNGALLSAGGGAPGPVNNQNAEIYYPPYLFAATGGTAALAPRPSIVSLSSLQLSYGRSLQFELTSQNGLSQVVLIGTSLVTHSFNATQRRYSASFSTSGNAVTVQAPASGNLAPPGYYQLVAIDKNGVPSPGIIIALGANVTAPAQATAFVTPAQGGTGTGGGTGGGSAGGGTGGSGGGYAGGVGTTGTGATVSLQSSNYTTSYLTNVGGTARLVTPANASDKQQATFRQVPGLAGSGVSFQASTNSSQYLRHQNFQLWQQPNDGSDLFKSDTTFTPRAGLAGSCGCNTGTCTSYESVNWPGYYVRHQNFSFYIAKPDGGPTYNQDASFCVAPPADGSSAMPAANGQWTPIGVAASRVSVGTDGTLVTLNADTKVPWRYVSDNTWTPLPGNFTDIAVLSATSIYGVGTDTNVYRYNGQSWTQVGTNAKSIAAADGTILIANGNNDIWLKQADDNANAWKQLPGKALRVAVMNRNSLWHIGLDNNVYRGDQGGNWVAVGNSAAEIAASPDGSVVVTNTASQLMWRKTGDDTVGNWALVDPSFKATALTVPNAQRAIVVGLDRTIYRY, encoded by the coding sequence ATGACCGCAGCGATCCAAGCCGGACGCCGCCCGCGCCTGCGCGACGCCGCCCTCCTCTCCGCCACGATCTTGGGCGCAGGTCTCCTGTCGCCCGCGCAGGCCGCGCAGTTCGGCGTGGTCGTCAACCAAGTGCCGGATCCGATGCTCGCCGGCCTGTCGATCCCGGCAAACGCGCCGACCCAGGGCCTATGGTCGGGCGTCTACAACTGGCCGATCAACGCGATCGCCCTCGGCCTGATGCCGAACGGCAAGGTCGTGTCCTACGGAACCCCGGTCAACAACCCCGGCACCCAGGACGGCCGTACCTTCGACATCTGGGATCCGACCCAGGGCCTGAATGCCGGCGGCGCCCACACCACCCTGCAGGGGGTCGTCGGAATCAACAGCTTCTGCTCGTCGCAAACCTTCCGCTTCGACGGCACGCTGATGTCGGCGGGAGGCATCTTCGACAACGGCAACGACAAAGGGAGCGTCATCCTCAACAGCAGCGCCACCGCCCTGACAGCCAACGCAGCCAAGCTGGGCAACGACCGTTACTATTCGACCATGCTGACGCTGCCGAACGGCCAGCAACTCATCATGGGCGGAGACTACCCCTATGCCGTTGGCTGGTCGGACCCGCAAGGCTCGATCAACCAAGGGTACAATACCGGCATGACGCCGGAACTCTACGACGGCACCAAGTGGAACACGCTGTTCGGCGCGAACAGCCGCGACGCGTTCGGCCCCGACAACAGCCGGTACTGGTTCCCGCGCGCGTGGATCGCCCCCAACGGGAAGGTCTTCGGGATCTCCTCCGACAAGATGTGGTTTCTCGATCCGACGGGGAACGGCTCCGTCGCCGCCATGGCGTTCAAGGCTCCGCCGCAGAGCGCGAATTCCGCCACGGCGGCCCCGAATACCGGTCCGGCCTCGACGGCCGTGATGTACGACACCGGCAAGATCCTCCAAGTCGGAGGCAACAGCATGACGAACGGTGACGGGGGCTATCTCGCGAGCAGTCTTGCAACGACGATTGACATCAACGGGACGGCCCCGATCGTCGCCGAAACATCGCCGATGAAATACGGTCGTGCGTGGTCGAACTCCACTGTCCTGCCCACCGGGCAGGTCGCTGTGACCGGCGGCAGCCTGTTCAACGATACGGCCGACAACAACACGGTCCTGCAGACCGAGATCTGGAGCCCGTCGAGCGGGCAATGGACTGCCGCCGCTTCGGCCGCGATCTACCGCGGCTACCACTCGACCGTGATCCTGATGCCGAATGGTGCCCTGCTCAGCGCCGGCGGCGGCGCTCCGGGACCGGTCAACAACCAGAACGCCGAGATCTACTACCCGCCCTACCTGTTCGCCGCGACGGGAGGCACCGCGGCCCTGGCGCCGCGCCCATCGATCGTGAGCCTGAGCAGCCTGCAATTGTCCTATGGACGATCCCTGCAGTTCGAGCTGACCTCGCAGAACGGCCTGTCGCAGGTGGTGCTGATCGGGACCAGTCTCGTCACGCACAGCTTCAACGCGACCCAGCGGCGCTATTCCGCCAGCTTCTCGACGTCGGGCAATGCGGTGACCGTTCAGGCGCCGGCTTCGGGCAACCTCGCGCCCCCCGGTTACTATCAACTCGTCGCCATCGACAAGAACGGTGTTCCCTCGCCGGGCATCATCATCGCGCTCGGCGCCAACGTGACCGCCCCGGCCCAGGCGACGGCCTTCGTCACCCCGGCACAGGGCGGCACAGGGACGGGCGGCGGCACCGGGGGAGGATCGGCGGGCGGCGGCACGGGCGGGAGCGGCGGTGGCTATGCCGGCGGAGTGGGCACGACTGGCACCGGCGCGACGGTGAGCCTGCAATCGAGCAACTACACCACGAGCTACCTCACCAACGTCGGCGGCACGGCGCGGCTTGTCACCCCGGCCAATGCCAGCGACAAGCAGCAGGCCACGTTCCGACAGGTGCCGGGGCTGGCCGGCTCGGGCGTGTCGTTCCAGGCGAGCACGAATTCCAGCCAGTACCTGCGCCATCAGAATTTTCAGCTGTGGCAGCAGCCCAACGACGGCAGCGATCTCTTCAAGAGCGACACGACCTTCACCCCGCGCGCAGGCCTCGCCGGCTCGTGCGGCTGCAATACCGGGACCTGCACGTCCTACGAGTCGGTGAACTGGCCCGGCTACTACGTGCGTCACCAGAACTTCAGCTTCTACATCGCCAAGCCGGATGGCGGTCCCACCTACAACCAGGACGCCTCGTTCTGCGTCGCGCCGCCGGCTGACGGCTCCAGCGCCATGCCGGCGGCGAACGGCCAGTGGACGCCGATCGGCGTCGCGGCCTCGCGCGTCTCGGTCGGGACGGACGGCACCCTCGTGACGCTCAACGCCGACACCAAGGTGCCGTGGCGCTACGTGAGCGACAACACCTGGACGCCGCTGCCCGGAAACTTCACCGACATCGCGGTCCTCAGCGCCACCAGCATCTACGGCGTCGGCACCGACACCAACGTCTACCGCTACAACGGCCAGAGCTGGACCCAGGTCGGCACCAACGCGAAGTCGATCGCGGCGGCGGACGGCACGATTCTCATCGCCAACGGCAACAACGACATCTGGCTCAAGCAGGCGGACGACAACGCCAATGCCTGGAAGCAGCTGCCCGGCAAGGCGCTGCGGGTGGCGGTGATGAACCGCAACAGCCTCTGGCACATCGGCCTCGACAACAACGTCTATCGCGGCGACCAGGGCGGCAACTGGGTCGCGGTCGGGAACAGCGCGGCCGAGATCGCGGCCTCGCCGGACGGCAGCGTCGTGGTGACGAACACCGCCAGCCAGCTGATGTGGCGCAAGACCGGCGACGACACGGTCGGGAACTGGGCGCTGGTCGATCCGAGCTTCAAGGCGACCGCCCTCACCGTCCCGAACGCCCAACGGGCGATCGTCGTCGGCCTCGATCGCACCATCTACCGCTACTAA
- a CDS encoding GumC family protein, with translation MLNNPIWTDPSLAPRLRDDPPETRSLEVRDILAFLRRRRARILACALAGAALGALTTLAATPVYTARAQLVIDSKMPPLFAEPGGEARFAIDTGQIANQMAILRSEKVARMVIDKLGLRGDPEFAGPTLRLPAWAAAMQGRAVALFEAARAAFKGATGRAEAEADGGLEAERRLLDTFAARLDVRRAGLAYALDITFSARDPQKAADIVNAVVEQFLREKMEARIEASRFATDWLNERVDRFRTQMNTAIRAVQEFRATHNYRIRRGRRDDPDGPVASAGTQVVPRAPVDDEPGTLEELESAAETSRKVYESLLVVLAEAVQRQSAPVADSRVITAATRPLFRSNPGLRLTMPAGAVAGAGLFVAVGVAGLLLDGRARSRRQVRAATGRDCLGWIPARPESRPGLRRRRGLTDEARLCAGLAEGLQWTRLSLASSKHAAPLRSIGLTAAGRTCGRTKALATIELARLYAAAGARALVIDADAAEPVRRDPGVGEGIVADLRGFGPRASETWRSHVTALSDGCDVLSLAHEALPSPHWLGSPAMEALLTSLCDAYDVVIVDLPPVGRSAATVALAPLLDGVVVMTEWGRTPLRTLTEACEVLEHARARILGTITTEVDRTALDG, from the coding sequence TTGCTGAACAACCCGATCTGGACCGACCCGTCCCTGGCCCCGCGCCTCCGGGACGACCCGCCGGAGACGCGAAGCCTCGAGGTCCGCGACATCCTCGCGTTCCTGCGCCGCCGCCGCGCCCGCATCCTCGCCTGCGCCCTCGCGGGGGCCGCGCTCGGCGCCCTCACGACGCTCGCCGCGACCCCGGTCTACACCGCCCGGGCGCAACTGGTGATCGATTCCAAGATGCCGCCGCTCTTCGCCGAGCCCGGCGGCGAGGCGCGCTTCGCCATCGATACCGGCCAGATCGCCAACCAGATGGCGATCCTGCGCTCCGAGAAGGTTGCCCGGATGGTGATCGACAAGCTCGGGCTGCGGGGCGATCCGGAATTCGCCGGACCGACGCTCCGGCTCCCGGCTTGGGCCGCCGCCATGCAGGGCCGCGCCGTCGCGCTGTTCGAGGCCGCGCGCGCGGCCTTCAAGGGCGCGACCGGGCGCGCCGAGGCCGAGGCCGACGGGGGCCTCGAGGCGGAACGGCGCCTGCTCGATACCTTCGCGGCCCGGCTCGACGTGCGCCGCGCCGGCCTGGCCTATGCTCTCGACATCACCTTCTCGGCTCGCGATCCCCAGAAGGCGGCCGACATCGTCAACGCCGTGGTGGAGCAGTTCCTGCGCGAGAAGATGGAGGCGCGGATCGAGGCCTCGCGCTTCGCCACCGACTGGCTCAACGAGCGCGTCGACCGGTTCCGGACCCAGATGAACACGGCGATCCGCGCCGTGCAGGAATTCCGCGCCACCCACAATTACCGCATCCGCCGCGGCCGGCGCGACGATCCCGACGGGCCGGTGGCGAGCGCCGGCACGCAGGTCGTGCCGCGGGCGCCCGTCGACGACGAGCCCGGCACGCTGGAGGAACTCGAATCCGCCGCCGAGACCTCGCGCAAGGTCTATGAGAGCCTGCTGGTCGTGCTGGCCGAGGCGGTGCAGCGCCAGAGTGCGCCGGTGGCCGATTCCCGGGTCATCACCGCGGCGACCCGGCCGCTGTTCCGCTCCAATCCGGGCCTGCGGCTGACGATGCCGGCCGGCGCCGTGGCGGGGGCCGGGCTGTTCGTGGCCGTCGGGGTCGCGGGCCTGCTCCTCGACGGACGCGCCCGCTCCCGGCGCCAGGTCCGGGCGGCCACCGGGCGGGATTGCCTCGGCTGGATTCCGGCGCGCCCCGAATCCCGCCCGGGGCTTCGGCGGCGCCGCGGCCTGACCGACGAGGCCCGGCTCTGCGCCGGGCTGGCCGAGGGCCTGCAATGGACCCGGCTCTCGCTGGCCTCGTCGAAGCACGCCGCGCCCCTGCGCAGCATCGGCCTGACGGCGGCGGGCCGCACCTGCGGCCGCACCAAGGCGCTCGCGACGATCGAGCTCGCCCGGCTCTACGCCGCCGCTGGGGCGCGCGCCCTCGTGATCGACGCCGATGCCGCCGAGCCGGTGCGGCGCGATCCCGGTGTGGGCGAGGGGATCGTCGCGGACTTGCGCGGCTTCGGGCCCCGGGCCTCCGAGACCTGGCGCAGCCACGTCACGGCGCTCTCCGATGGATGCGACGTGCTGAGCCTGGCACACGAGGCCTTGCCCTCGCCGCACTGGCTCGGTTCGCCCGCCATGGAGGCCTTGCTCACCAGCCTGTGCGACGCCTACGACGTGGTGATCGTCGACCTGCCGCCGGTCGGCCGCTCCGCCGCCACCGTGGCGCTGGCGCCCCTGCTCGACGGCGTGGTGGTGATGACCGAGTGGGGCCGCACACCCCTGCGCACCCTGACCGAGGCCTGCGAGGTCCTGGAGCATGCCCGCGCACGGATCCTCGGCACGATCACCACGGAGGTCGACCGGACCGCCCTCGACGGCTGA
- a CDS encoding SCO family protein produces MWPGFKYVAALVAGLPLWGIPSTASIEPQANAAAAPRSDLDTLLWPSAGAGQRADQRGVALNPADLRDRIAVVAFVAPDCSIVCVTRTLDLDRVAKALPETVRDRAVFLAVSLDDATKDGKASGMTALRAFVDGTVGAQTRLRFLAGDAAWTASLVAMLRYPAASLPEPPPQVLVFDRRGGIAMSYGGDPVDRPRLERDIPLLDSFAQGLDAHGSNPL; encoded by the coding sequence ATGTGGCCGGGATTCAAGTACGTGGCCGCCCTCGTGGCCGGCCTGCCCCTCTGGGGCATCCCCAGCACCGCCTCGATTGAGCCGCAGGCGAACGCTGCGGCGGCGCCTCGAAGCGACCTCGACACCCTGCTCTGGCCCTCGGCCGGCGCGGGGCAGCGGGCCGACCAGCGCGGCGTCGCGCTGAACCCGGCCGATCTCCGCGACCGGATCGCCGTGGTGGCGTTCGTGGCGCCCGATTGCTCGATCGTCTGCGTCACCCGCACCCTCGACCTCGACCGGGTCGCCAAGGCCCTGCCGGAGACGGTCCGCGACCGCGCGGTGTTCCTGGCGGTCTCGCTCGACGACGCGACGAAGGATGGCAAGGCAAGCGGCATGACGGCCCTGCGCGCCTTCGTCGACGGCACCGTCGGGGCGCAGACGCGGCTGCGGTTCCTCGCCGGCGACGCGGCCTGGACCGCCTCGCTCGTGGCGATGCTGCGCTATCCGGCGGCGTCGCTGCCGGAACCGCCGCCGCAGGTCCTGGTCTTCGACCGGCGCGGCGGGATCGCGATGTCCTACGGCGGCGACCCGGTCGATCGCCCGCGGCTCGAACGCGACATCCCCCTCCTCGACAGTTTCGCGCAGGGTCTCGACGCCCACGGTTCCAACCCCCTCTGA
- a CDS encoding AbfB domain-containing protein codes for MTALFPAGRRPRLRDVALLSATILGTGLLSPAHAAQFGVVVNQVADPVLGSVALPDNAPTTGVFSGVQNWPMNAITLGLLPSGKIASYGTPGGNPGTQDGRTFDIWDPGQGIGAGHITLPGVAGVNSFCAAQAFRADGSLFIAGGIFDNGNDKGSVVLNRTGTGVSGTNAKLANDRYYSTMITLPNGQQLIMGGSYPYQGGWGDPQGSIDKGLMTGMTPEIYDGNGWRSLFGAKSRDAFGPDNNRFWYPRAWIAPNGKVFGITADKMWFLDPSNNGSVTAMNFKEAQRNANSATDAPNVGPVSTAAMYDTGKILQVGGNSYDNGTGFLASSRATVIDINGGMPVVTDTAPMSVGRGWANATVLPTGQVAVTGGSKWNDRGDGDTVLQSEIWDPKTGRWSLGASGGVYRGYHSTAILMQNGALLLAGGGAPGPVANQNVEVFYPPYLFATVNGKTALAPRPQIVSLSTVQLQHGQSMQFELTSPNGLSQVVLIGLSTVTHSFNSGQRRYVAAFTQAGNAVTVRNPANGNVAPPGYYQLVAIDQKGVPSPGVIVALGNGVAAPSQVAAPAVVTAAGGGQNGGGTGGSAGGGTGGSTGTGAGAGTTGTGAPVSLQASNYTGSYLTNVNGAAKLVTPASAGDKQQATFRQVPGLAGSGVSFQASTNASQYLRHQNFQIFQQANDGGDVFKRGATFLPRAGLAGTCGCNTGPCTSYESIDWPGYYLRHANFTFYIAKSDGSDLFKQDASFCPANGLTATTSVLKAANSGLCLSIASGDTSDGGAVTQQTCTGVPEQTWTPTPGNGGTAYVNKASGKCLDMSLLKPPAAPGTPITQWTCNGGTNQAWTLRSQNGGNALVSVNDGGLCVDIWNGSTQPGAVTAAWTCHGGANQTFLSQ; via the coding sequence ATGACCGCACTGTTCCCGGCCGGGCGTCGCCCGCGCCTGCGCGACGTCGCCCTCCTCTCTGCCACCATCCTGGGCACAGGCCTCCTGTCGCCGGCCCATGCCGCGCAGTTCGGCGTGGTGGTGAACCAGGTCGCCGATCCGGTGCTCGGGAGCGTGGCGCTTCCCGACAACGCGCCCACGACGGGCGTGTTCTCGGGGGTGCAGAACTGGCCGATGAACGCCATCACCCTCGGCCTGCTGCCGAGCGGCAAGATCGCATCCTACGGCACGCCGGGCGGCAACCCGGGCACCCAGGACGGCCGCACCTTCGACATCTGGGATCCCGGCCAGGGCATCGGCGCCGGCCACATCACCCTGCCGGGCGTCGCGGGCGTGAACAGCTTCTGCGCCGCGCAGGCCTTCCGGGCCGACGGATCTCTGTTCATCGCGGGCGGCATCTTCGACAACGGCAACGACAAGGGCAGCGTCGTCCTCAACCGGACCGGCACCGGCGTGTCGGGTACCAACGCCAAGCTCGCCAACGACCGCTACTACTCGACGATGATCACGCTGCCCAACGGCCAGCAGCTGATCATGGGCGGCTCCTATCCCTACCAGGGCGGCTGGGGCGATCCGCAGGGCAGCATCGACAAGGGCCTGATGACCGGGATGACCCCGGAGATCTACGACGGCAACGGCTGGCGGAGCCTGTTCGGCGCCAAGAGCCGCGACGCGTTCGGCCCCGACAACAACCGCTTCTGGTATCCGCGCGCCTGGATCGCCCCGAACGGCAAGGTGTTCGGCATCACCGCCGACAAGATGTGGTTCCTCGATCCGAGCAACAACGGCTCGGTCACTGCGATGAACTTCAAGGAAGCGCAACGCAACGCGAACTCCGCCACCGACGCGCCGAATGTCGGCCCGGTCTCGACCGCGGCGATGTACGACACCGGCAAGATCCTCCAGGTCGGCGGCAACAGCTACGACAACGGCACCGGCTTCCTCGCGAGCAGCCGCGCCACGGTGATCGACATCAACGGCGGCATGCCGGTGGTGACCGACACCGCGCCGATGAGTGTCGGCCGCGGATGGGCCAATGCCACGGTCCTGCCCACCGGCCAGGTCGCCGTGACCGGCGGCAGCAAGTGGAACGACCGCGGCGACGGCGACACCGTGCTGCAATCGGAGATCTGGGATCCCAAGACCGGCCGCTGGTCGCTCGGGGCCTCGGGCGGGGTCTATCGCGGCTACCACTCGACCGCGATCCTGATGCAGAACGGCGCCCTGCTGCTGGCCGGCGGCGGCGCACCGGGCCCGGTCGCCAACCAGAACGTCGAGGTGTTCTACCCGCCCTACCTGTTCGCCACCGTCAACGGCAAGACCGCCCTCGCGCCGCGCCCGCAGATCGTCAGCCTCTCGACCGTGCAGCTCCAGCACGGCCAGTCGATGCAGTTCGAGCTCACCTCGCCGAACGGGCTGTCGCAGGTCGTCCTGATCGGCCTGAGCACGGTGACGCACAGCTTCAATTCGGGGCAGCGCCGCTACGTCGCCGCCTTCACGCAAGCCGGCAACGCCGTGACGGTGCGGAATCCGGCCAACGGCAACGTCGCGCCTCCCGGCTATTACCAGCTGGTGGCGATCGACCAGAAGGGCGTGCCCTCGCCGGGCGTGATCGTCGCGCTCGGCAACGGCGTCGCGGCACCATCCCAGGTCGCGGCCCCGGCCGTGGTCACCGCCGCGGGCGGCGGGCAGAATGGCGGCGGCACCGGCGGATCGGCCGGCGGCGGCACGGGCGGGAGCACCGGCACGGGTGCCGGGGCGGGCACGACCGGCACCGGCGCGCCGGTGAGCCTCCAGGCGAGCAACTACACGGGGAGCTACCTCACCAACGTCAACGGTGCGGCCAAGCTCGTCACCCCGGCCAGCGCCGGCGACAAGCAGCAGGCGACCTTCCGGCAGGTGCCGGGCCTCGCCGGCTCGGGCGTGTCGTTCCAGGCGAGCACCAATGCCAGCCAGTACCTGCGCCACCAGAACTTCCAGATCTTCCAGCAGGCCAATGACGGCGGCGACGTCTTCAAGCGCGGCGCCACCTTCCTCCCGCGCGCCGGGCTCGCCGGCACCTGCGGCTGCAATACCGGACCGTGCACGTCCTACGAGTCGATCGACTGGCCGGGCTACTACCTGCGCCACGCGAACTTCACGTTCTACATCGCGAAGTCGGACGGCAGCGACCTGTTCAAGCAGGACGCCTCGTTCTGCCCGGCGAACGGCCTGACCGCCACGACCTCGGTGCTGAAGGCGGCGAATTCGGGGCTCTGCCTGTCGATCGCCTCCGGCGACACCAGCGACGGCGGGGCGGTGACGCAGCAGACCTGCACCGGCGTGCCTGAGCAGACCTGGACCCCCACCCCCGGCAATGGCGGAACCGCCTACGTCAACAAGGCCTCGGGCAAGTGCCTCGACATGAGCCTGCTCAAGCCCCCGGCGGCGCCCGGCACCCCGATCACGCAATGGACCTGCAACGGCGGCACCAACCAGGCCTGGACGCTGCGGTCCCAGAACGGCGGCAACGCCCTCGTGTCGGTCAATGACGGGGGCCTCTGCGTCGATATCTGGAACGGCTCGACGCAGCCCGGCGCGGTGACGGCGGCCTGGACTTGCCACGGCGGCGCGAACCAAACCTTCCTGTCGCAGTAG